The Bacillus alveayuensis genome contains a region encoding:
- a CDS encoding hypothetical protein (product_source=Hypo-rule applied; pfam=PF12867; superfamily=109854): MSERDLIFQHMKTVREITENAIKQIPEEAADIIPAGFNNHIRWNFGHIAYIQEKLVYGLLGEKMNVPEEYEQLFARGTKPSEWTITPPTLHDIAIVLCDQKTRIPKFLEDRLNEKLPTPFTNSGGNTFYTVGETFLFSLYHEAIHMNVIKQMYRQIKKMRAF; this comes from the coding sequence ATGTCAGAGAGAGATCTCATTTTTCAACATATGAAAACTGTAAGAGAAATTACGGAAAACGCGATCAAACAAATTCCAGAAGAGGCAGCTGATATCATTCCAGCTGGATTTAATAATCATATTCGCTGGAATTTTGGCCACATTGCTTATATACAAGAAAAACTCGTATATGGTCTCCTTGGTGAAAAAATGAATGTTCCAGAAGAATATGAACAGTTGTTTGCTAGAGGAACAAAACCATCCGAATGGACGATCACACCCCCGACACTTCATGACATTGCCATCGTTCTCTGTGATCAAAAAACGAGAATTCCGAAATTTTTGGAGGATCGTTTGAATGAAAAACTTCCTACACCATTTACAAATAGTGGAGGAAATACGTTTTATACAGTTGGCGAAACCTTTTTGTTCAGCCTTTACCATGAAGCAATTCATATGAATGTCATTAAACAAATGTATCGGCAAATAAAGAAAATGAGAGCTTTTTAG
- a CDS encoding rod shape-determining protein MreB (product_source=KO:K03569; cath_funfam=3.30.420.40,3.90.640.10; cog=COG1077; ko=KO:K03569; pfam=PF06723; smart=SM01407; superfamily=53067; tigrfam=TIGR00904), with protein MFSVSEIGIDLGTANILVYSKQKGIVINEPSVVAIDTETKQVLAVGFEAKHMIGKTPGKIVAIRPLKDGVIADYDVTTEMLKAIMKKVSKKLGFSIRKPDVVVCTPSGSTSVERRAIHDAVKHTGAKNVHLIEEPVAAAIGSGLPVDEPIANVVVDIGGGTTEVAIISFGGVVTANSIRIGGDSLDDDIIQYVRKTYNVLIGERTAEQIKIEIGYALIDHEEETMEVRGRDLVTGLPKTITLKSTEIRDAMKESLLHILEAIRATLENCPPELSGDIVERGVMLTGGGALLKGIKEWLSKEIIVPVHLSEQPLEAVAIGTGKALQFIHKLQKAAK; from the coding sequence ATGTTTTCCGTTTCAGAAATTGGCATTGATTTAGGTACTGCTAACATTTTAGTATATAGTAAACAAAAAGGGATTGTTATTAATGAGCCGTCAGTCGTAGCGATCGACACCGAGACGAAGCAAGTATTAGCTGTTGGTTTTGAGGCAAAGCATATGATTGGAAAGACCCCAGGTAAAATCGTTGCGATTCGCCCGCTAAAAGATGGTGTTATAGCTGATTATGACGTGACAACAGAAATGTTAAAAGCAATTATGAAAAAAGTTTCCAAAAAACTCGGTTTTTCCATTCGAAAACCTGATGTAGTCGTTTGTACCCCTTCAGGTTCGACTAGTGTAGAAAGGCGAGCAATCCATGATGCCGTCAAACATACTGGGGCAAAAAATGTGCATTTAATCGAAGAACCTGTTGCTGCCGCCATCGGTTCTGGTTTACCAGTTGATGAACCTATTGCAAATGTGGTGGTCGATATCGGTGGTGGTACAACAGAAGTAGCCATTATTTCCTTCGGTGGCGTTGTTACAGCTAATTCAATTCGAATTGGAGGAGATAGTTTAGACGATGACATCATTCAATATGTAAGAAAAACTTACAATGTTCTCATTGGGGAACGTACTGCTGAGCAAATCAAAATCGAAATAGGCTATGCCTTAATTGATCATGAAGAAGAAACAATGGAAGTTCGTGGACGGGACTTGGTTACTGGTTTACCGAAAACCATTACATTGAAATCGACAGAAATTCGTGATGCGATGAAAGAATCATTGCTCCATATTTTAGAGGCCATTCGTGCAACGTTAGAGAATTGTCCGCCAGAATTAAGCGGGGATATCGTTGAGCGAGGTGTTATGTTAACAGGTGGTGGAGCCTTATTAAAAGGAATTAAAGAATGGCTCAGCAAAGAAATTATTGTTCCTGTCCATTTATCCGAGCAACCATTGGAGGCTGTTGCCATCGGTACGGGAAAAGCACTCCAATTTATTCATAAGCTGCAAAAAGCAGCAAAATAA
- a CDS encoding glycolate oxidase FAD binding subunit (product_source=KO:K11472; cath_funfam=1.10.45.10,3.30.43.10,3.30.465.10; cog=COG0277; ko=KO:K11472; pfam=PF01565; superfamily=56176), which yields MIAADLYTELKDLFPHIQIKIENNEEHLLGNRGKVCVYPHSEREISQILQYANRNRKKICTEGGGTKRGFGGLIQSTDILMSLANLKGIVDHTVGDMTLTVKAGTPFQELQQYLQHHNQQIPLDPAWPVYATIGGIIAANESGPKRLGYGSARDAVIGLRVVYPNGTIVRTGGKVVKNVAGYDMNKLFVGSMGTLGILTEITLKLRPLPKYESVVLISFPDENLDEIHSFVVRFLDSQMEPVSLELLNPTLAEKLAGEKQYTLVISFEDHENSVHYQEAFLQSFRPPKTNMTILANEKASQFWNEFYTISPNPQAVNAPTKTIAMLKIGVINLDVLKIIQESHLIQDSHNLWIQAHGGLGHGICQVLLKGASENVLSAIQQLRNIATQLGGYAIVKHMPFSLRQIIDPWGEKPEYFFLLEGIKTKIDPNRILNPKRFVGGI from the coding sequence TTGATAGCAGCTGATTTATATACAGAATTAAAGGATCTTTTCCCTCATATTCAAATCAAAATCGAAAATAATGAAGAACACCTACTTGGAAATCGTGGAAAAGTATGCGTATACCCCCATTCTGAAAGGGAGATTTCACAAATCCTTCAGTATGCAAACCGGAATAGGAAAAAGATTTGCACTGAAGGTGGGGGAACGAAACGAGGGTTTGGCGGCCTCATCCAATCAACAGATATCTTGATGTCGCTAGCAAATCTGAAAGGAATCGTTGATCATACCGTTGGTGATATGACTTTAACTGTGAAGGCCGGTACACCATTTCAAGAATTACAGCAATATTTACAGCATCATAATCAACAAATTCCACTTGATCCGGCTTGGCCCGTATATGCAACAATCGGGGGAATAATCGCTGCAAATGAAAGCGGTCCTAAACGATTGGGATATGGTTCTGCAAGAGATGCTGTAATTGGACTTCGCGTTGTCTATCCGAATGGAACGATCGTTCGCACAGGTGGAAAAGTAGTGAAAAATGTTGCTGGATATGATATGAACAAACTATTTGTCGGCTCAATGGGGACGTTGGGCATTTTGACGGAAATCACGTTAAAGCTCAGGCCGTTGCCAAAGTATGAAAGTGTTGTTCTCATATCGTTTCCAGACGAGAATTTGGATGAAATCCATTCATTTGTTGTTCGCTTTTTAGATTCACAAATGGAACCTGTTTCGTTAGAGCTTTTAAATCCAACCTTGGCAGAAAAATTAGCGGGAGAAAAACAATATACGTTAGTGATTAGTTTTGAAGACCACGAAAATTCAGTCCACTACCAAGAAGCATTTCTACAAAGCTTCCGACCTCCAAAAACGAACATGACCATTCTTGCTAACGAAAAAGCGTCCCAATTTTGGAATGAATTTTATACAATTTCTCCAAACCCACAAGCAGTAAATGCTCCTACAAAAACGATCGCAATGTTGAAAATTGGGGTCATAAACCTTGATGTGTTGAAAATTATACAAGAAAGCCACCTCATCCAAGATTCTCACAATTTATGGATTCAAGCCCACGGTGGTTTAGGTCATGGGATTTGTCAAGTCCTTTTAAAAGGTGCGAGTGAAAACGTTCTTTCCGCCATTCAGCAGTTAAGAAATATCGCTACACAACTTGGTGGGTATGCCATTGTGAAACATATGCCATTTTCATTAAGGCAAATAATCGATCCTTGGGGTGAAAAACCAGAATATTTCTTCCTTCTAGAAGGAATTAAAACAAAAATTGATCCAAATAGAATCCTCAACCCAAAACGTTTTGTAGGAGGGATTTAA